The Solibacillus daqui genome has a segment encoding these proteins:
- a CDS encoding dihydroorotate dehydrogenase electron transfer subunit — protein MIRQEKMTVVAQAQIATNIFELTLQGQLVQDMTPGQFVHVKVSDTFEPLLRRPISIANVDKEKNEFTMIYRAEGRGTKFLATNREGQMVDVLGPLGNGFPVEAAQPGQTALLVGGGIGVPPLHELSKQLNARGVKTIHVLGFQSEDVCFYEEEFTALGDTYYATVDGSKGTKGFVTTVFDEVKPEFDIFYSCGPLPMLRALEGYYPEKEGYLSFEERMGCGIGACFACVCDTTDKIEKDYVKVCSDGPVFPKGVVAL, from the coding sequence ATGATACGTCAAGAGAAAATGACAGTAGTTGCGCAGGCACAAATTGCGACGAACATTTTCGAATTGACACTACAAGGGCAACTGGTTCAGGACATGACTCCTGGCCAGTTTGTTCATGTAAAAGTGTCAGATACATTCGAACCATTATTACGTCGTCCAATTAGTATTGCCAATGTCGATAAAGAAAAAAATGAATTTACTATGATTTACCGTGCGGAAGGGCGCGGAACAAAGTTTTTAGCAACAAACCGTGAAGGGCAAATGGTCGATGTATTAGGTCCATTAGGTAACGGCTTCCCAGTTGAAGCAGCGCAGCCTGGTCAAACTGCCCTATTAGTAGGGGGAGGAATTGGAGTACCCCCATTACATGAGCTATCAAAACAGCTGAATGCGCGCGGTGTGAAAACAATTCACGTATTAGGCTTCCAATCAGAAGATGTATGCTTCTACGAAGAGGAATTTACAGCATTAGGTGACACATACTACGCAACAGTTGATGGATCAAAAGGAACAAAGGGCTTTGTCACTACGGTATTTGACGAAGTGAAGCCGGAGTTCGACATCTTTTATTCATGTGGCCCACTACCCATGCTACGTGCATTAGAAGGTTACTACCCTGAAAAAGAAGGCTATTTATCGTTTGAAGAACGTATGGGCTGCGGTATTGGTGCTTGCTTCGCGTGTGTATGTGATACAACAGACAAGATTGAAAAAGACTATGTAAAAGTGTGTTCAGACGGGCCAGTATTCCCGAAAGGAGTTGTGGCATTATGA
- a CDS encoding dihydroorotate dehydrogenase: protein MSRLNLQLPGLELKNPIMPASGCFGFGREYAQLYDLSKLGAIMIKATTVETRKGNPTPRVAETSAGMLNAIGLQNPGIDKVMGEELKFLEGYDVPIIANVAGTEVADYVEVAERISKAPNVKALELNISCPNVKCGGIQFGTDPATAKELTAAVKAASSVPVYVKLSPNVTNIVDIAKAVEAGGADGITMINTLVGMRLDERTGKPVIANGTGGLSGPAIKPVAIRMVYDVYKAVNIPIIGMGGVTCAQDVIDFMSAGASAVAVGTANFVDHFVCPTIIEQLPNALDALGVEHISEIIGRSHR from the coding sequence ATGAGCCGTTTAAATTTACAATTACCAGGATTAGAGTTGAAAAACCCAATTATGCCAGCGTCAGGCTGCTTCGGTTTTGGTCGTGAGTACGCGCAGCTTTATGATTTATCAAAGCTTGGTGCGATTATGATTAAAGCGACAACAGTCGAAACACGTAAAGGCAATCCAACGCCACGTGTCGCGGAAACGTCAGCAGGTATGTTAAACGCAATTGGTTTACAAAACCCAGGAATCGATAAAGTAATGGGCGAAGAGCTAAAGTTTTTGGAAGGCTACGATGTACCAATTATCGCAAATGTTGCGGGAACTGAAGTAGCTGACTATGTAGAAGTAGCAGAGCGTATTTCAAAAGCGCCAAACGTCAAGGCATTAGAATTAAACATCTCTTGCCCAAACGTAAAATGTGGCGGGATTCAATTTGGAACAGATCCAGCAACAGCAAAAGAATTAACGGCAGCAGTAAAGGCCGCTTCAAGTGTGCCGGTTTATGTAAAATTATCACCAAACGTAACGAATATTGTCGATATTGCAAAAGCGGTAGAAGCAGGTGGCGCGGACGGGATTACGATGATTAATACACTTGTTGGAATGCGTTTAGATGAACGTACAGGAAAACCAGTTATCGCAAATGGTACAGGTGGTTTATCAGGTCCGGCAATTAAACCAGTGGCAATTCGTATGGTTTACGACGTGTACAAAGCAGTGAATATTCCGATTATTGGTATGGGCGGCGTTACATGCGCACAAGACGTGATCGATTTCATGTCTGCTGGTGCCTCGGCAGTTGCAGTAGGTACAGCAAACTTTGTGGACCATTTCGTTTGTCCAACGATTATTGAACAATTACCAAACGCTTTAGATGCGTTAGGGGTTGAACATATTTCTGAAATTATCGGAAGGAGCCATCGCTAA
- the pyrF gene encoding orotidine-5'-phosphate decarboxylase — MLNTKPIIALDFPGEKDVLNFLAQFDEKLFVKIGMELYMQEGPSIVAKVKEQGHDIFLDLKLHDIPNTVKSAMKGLARLGVDLVNVHAAGGSAMMEGALEGLEAGTEAGKTRAALIAVTQLTSTTEQQMQQEQKISLSLNESVLQYAQLSKQAGLNGVVCSVHEANAIREICGEDFLRVTPGIRMLGGEAHDQKRIATPDGAKKDGSSLIVVGRAITGAQNPVTAYKEVCKLWEAK; from the coding sequence ATGTTAAATACAAAACCGATTATTGCCTTAGACTTCCCAGGGGAAAAGGATGTACTAAATTTTTTAGCGCAATTTGATGAGAAGTTATTCGTTAAAATTGGCATGGAATTATATATGCAGGAAGGTCCGTCGATTGTTGCCAAAGTAAAGGAACAGGGCCATGATATTTTCTTGGATTTAAAATTACATGATATTCCAAACACTGTGAAATCTGCGATGAAAGGCTTAGCACGCTTAGGTGTAGACTTAGTCAACGTACATGCTGCAGGTGGAAGTGCCATGATGGAAGGTGCGCTTGAAGGGTTAGAGGCAGGAACAGAAGCAGGTAAAACACGTGCTGCGTTAATTGCCGTTACACAATTAACATCAACAACAGAACAACAAATGCAACAAGAGCAAAAAATTTCGTTATCGCTAAACGAATCAGTTTTACAATATGCTCAGTTATCGAAACAAGCAGGTCTTAACGGAGTTGTGTGTTCTGTACATGAAGCAAACGCTATTCGTGAAATTTGTGGAGAAGATTTTTTACGTGTTACTCCTGGCATTCGTATGCTTGGTGGAGAAGCGCATGATCAAAAGCGTATTGCAACTCCTGATGGTGCAAAAAAAGACGGTTCATCATTAATTGTAGTAGGTCGTGCAATTACAGGTGCACAAAATCCTGTTACTGCATACAAAGAAGTTTGTAAATTATGGGAGGCAAAATAA
- the pyrE gene encoding orotate phosphoribosyltransferase, whose amino-acid sequence MSLQKEIAHAMLQVGAVELNPTELFTWASGIKSPIYCDTRLTISDPKIRKQLASGLASVIQENFAECEVVAGTATAGIPHAAWVSDILELPMVYVRSKAKEHGRGNQIEGKYAAGQKVVVVEDIVSTGGSSITAVEALRAAGCEVLGVVCVYTYNLPKAEDAFNAAGVKYVSLTNFDYLIEAANESGTIQENQIPFLKNWHKDLKEGNLK is encoded by the coding sequence ATGTCATTACAAAAAGAAATCGCACACGCAATGTTACAAGTAGGAGCTGTTGAATTAAACCCAACAGAACTTTTCACATGGGCTTCAGGTATTAAATCACCAATTTACTGTGATACACGATTAACTATTTCGGACCCAAAAATCCGTAAGCAATTAGCAAGTGGTTTAGCATCTGTAATTCAAGAAAACTTTGCAGAGTGTGAAGTTGTAGCGGGTACAGCAACGGCTGGTATACCACATGCTGCTTGGGTTTCAGATATTTTAGAGTTACCAATGGTGTATGTACGCTCAAAGGCAAAAGAACATGGCCGTGGTAACCAAATCGAAGGAAAATACGCAGCAGGACAAAAAGTTGTTGTTGTAGAAGACATCGTTTCAACAGGCGGTTCTTCGATTACAGCGGTAGAAGCATTACGTGCAGCGGGCTGTGAAGTGCTTGGGGTTGTATGTGTGTATACATATAATTTACCAAAAGCAGAAGATGCATTTAATGCAGCAGGTGTGAAATATGTTTCTTTAACAAACTTTGATTATTTAATTGAAGCGGCAAATGAATCAGGTACCATTCAAGAAAATCAAATTCCTTTCTTAAAAAACTGGCATAAAGATTTAAAAGAGGGTAACTTGAAATAA
- a CDS encoding ABC transporter ATP-binding protein, with protein MSTTNDLLEIRNLRTSFRIKDTYYPAVDNVSLTLRKNEILAIVGESGCGKSTLATSIVGLHNSISTKVEGEILYNNQNLVNLTEDQFNKLRGNDIGFIFQDPLSALNPLMRIGEQIEEGLIYHTKLAKKDREKRVLELLNQVGIPHVERVARQFPHQLSGGMRQRVMIAIALSGKPAIIIADEPTTALDVTIQAQILDLLKSLQDEIQSGIILITHDLGVVAEVADRVAVMYAGQVIEEAPVVELFRNPKHPYTRSLLNSIPQTHSENEKLEVIQGMVPSLMKLDREGCRFSPRIPWIPASAHEASPQLHEIAPGHLVRCTCWKEFHFEDEEGSINL; from the coding sequence GTGTCTACGACGAACGATTTATTAGAAATCCGTAATTTACGTACAAGCTTCAGAATTAAAGATACTTACTATCCAGCAGTAGACAATGTTTCATTAACGCTTCGTAAAAATGAGATTTTGGCTATTGTAGGAGAATCAGGTTGCGGGAAAAGTACTTTAGCAACGTCGATTGTTGGTCTACATAATTCCATTTCAACAAAAGTTGAAGGTGAAATCCTTTACAACAATCAAAATTTAGTAAATTTAACAGAAGATCAATTTAACAAACTACGTGGAAATGATATCGGTTTCATTTTCCAAGATCCATTGTCAGCATTAAACCCATTAATGCGCATTGGTGAGCAAATTGAGGAAGGGTTAATTTACCATACAAAATTAGCCAAAAAAGATCGTGAGAAACGCGTGCTAGAGTTATTAAATCAAGTAGGTATTCCACATGTAGAACGCGTTGCTCGTCAATTCCCTCACCAGTTATCAGGTGGTATGCGTCAGCGTGTAATGATTGCGATTGCTTTATCAGGTAAGCCAGCGATCATCATTGCCGATGAGCCAACAACGGCACTTGACGTAACGATTCAAGCGCAAATTTTAGACTTATTAAAATCGCTTCAAGATGAAATCCAATCAGGCATTATATTAATTACACATGACTTAGGGGTAGTTGCTGAAGTAGCTGACCGAGTAGCTGTAATGTATGCTGGTCAAGTAATCGAAGAAGCACCAGTAGTTGAATTATTCAGAAATCCGAAGCACCCTTATACAAGATCATTATTAAATTCAATACCACAAACACATAGCGAGAATGAGAAATTAGAAGTCATTCAAGGCATGGTTCCTTCGTTAATGAAATTGGATCGTGAAGGCTGTCGTTTCTCACCACGTATCCCGTGGATTCCTGCATCAGCACACGAAGCAAGCCCACAGCTTCACGAAATTGCACCAGGGCATCTTGTACGCTGCACTTGCTGGAAAGAGTTCCACTTTGAAGACGAGGAAGGGAGCATAAATCTATGA
- a CDS encoding ATP-binding cassette domain-containing protein — protein MSFMQVKDLKVHYPIRGGFFNTVVDHVYAVDGVTMDFERGKTYGLVGESGSGKSTTGKAIIGLEKITSGNIVYEGEDVTNSRRKRDSAYNRDIQMIFQDSHSSMNPRKRVLDILAEPIRNFMKLTPQEERKRINELLAIVGMSEDVLLKYPHEFSGGQKQRLGIARAVACNPKMIIADEPVSALDLSVQAQVLNFMKDIQEQYGISYLFISHDLGVVRHMCDHISIMYKGRFVETGKREDIYTNPQHIYTNRLLSAIPDIEPETRNERKLERQRVEAAYREEQHKYYDKDGKVYPLKTVSDTHKAAMSEDEKERA, from the coding sequence ATGAGTTTCATGCAAGTTAAAGATTTAAAAGTTCACTATCCTATTCGAGGGGGATTTTTCAATACAGTAGTTGACCATGTATACGCTGTTGATGGTGTAACAATGGATTTTGAACGAGGCAAAACTTATGGTTTAGTAGGGGAGTCTGGTTCTGGTAAATCAACAACAGGTAAAGCGATTATCGGTTTGGAAAAAATTACATCAGGTAACATCGTTTATGAAGGGGAAGATGTAACAAACTCTCGCCGTAAACGTGATTCAGCTTATAACCGTGATATCCAAATGATTTTCCAAGACTCGCATTCTAGTATGAATCCTCGTAAACGTGTACTAGATATTTTAGCAGAGCCAATTCGTAACTTTATGAAATTGACGCCGCAAGAAGAACGTAAACGCATCAATGAACTACTTGCGATTGTCGGAATGTCAGAAGACGTATTATTAAAATATCCACATGAATTCTCTGGTGGTCAAAAGCAACGTTTAGGGATTGCGCGTGCTGTAGCATGTAACCCAAAAATGATCATTGCCGATGAGCCAGTTTCAGCACTTGATTTATCCGTTCAAGCGCAGGTTTTAAACTTTATGAAGGATATTCAAGAGCAATATGGAATTAGTTATTTATTCATCTCACACGATTTAGGGGTTGTTCGTCACATGTGTGACCACATCTCGATTATGTACAAAGGCCGATTTGTAGAAACGGGTAAACGTGAAGATATTTACACGAATCCACAACACATCTATACAAACCGTCTATTATCTGCAATTCCTGATATTGAACCAGAAACACGTAATGAACGTAAGTTAGAGCGCCAACGTGTCGAGGCAGCATATCGTGAAGAACAGCATAAATATTATGATAAGGATGGAAAAGTATATCCTTTAAAAACAGTTTCAGACACGCATAAAGCAGCCATGTCTGAAGACGAAAAGGAGCGTGCTTAG
- the opp4B gene encoding oligopeptide ABC transporter permease: MWKTIVRRTLIMIPQLFILSLLIFILAKQMPGDPFTGLITPETDPNVIEELRIKAGFYDPWYIQYYNWITNAAQGDFGQSYTFKKPVADIIGDRAMNTFLLSLLSVIFLYALAIPLGVLAGRYQESFLDKTIVLYSFISYAIPTFVLSLIFVYVFGYRLMWFPTNGTVDIGLDAGTWEYYWNKFYHLILPAGTYALLGTTGVIQYLRTEIIDAKTMDYVKTARSKGIPMKKVYSRHIFRNSLLPIAAFLGFTITGLLGGSIFIETVFAYPGMGKLFIESISGRDYSVITALVMLYGFLALLGSLLSDIILSIVDPRIRID, encoded by the coding sequence ATGTGGAAAACAATCGTTCGACGTACGTTAATTATGATTCCGCAGCTATTTATTTTAAGCCTCCTAATCTTCATATTAGCGAAGCAAATGCCTGGGGATCCATTTACAGGTTTAATTACACCGGAAACTGACCCGAACGTAATTGAAGAATTACGAATTAAAGCAGGTTTCTATGATCCGTGGTATATACAATACTACAACTGGATTACAAACGCAGCACAAGGTGACTTCGGTCAGTCTTATACATTTAAAAAGCCGGTTGCAGATATTATCGGTGACCGTGCGATGAATACGTTTTTACTATCTTTGCTTAGTGTGATTTTCTTATATGCATTAGCAATTCCACTTGGCGTATTAGCAGGACGTTACCAAGAATCGTTCTTAGATAAAACAATCGTACTATACAGCTTTATCTCATATGCGATTCCAACGTTCGTATTATCATTAATCTTTGTTTATGTTTTTGGTTATCGTTTAATGTGGTTCCCAACAAATGGAACGGTTGATATTGGGCTAGATGCAGGAACCTGGGAATATTATTGGAATAAATTCTATCATTTAATATTGCCGGCTGGAACTTACGCATTATTAGGTACGACAGGTGTTATTCAATATTTACGTACTGAAATTATCGATGCGAAAACGATGGATTACGTAAAAACAGCGCGTAGTAAAGGGATTCCAATGAAGAAAGTGTATTCACGTCACATCTTCCGTAACTCATTATTACCGATTGCAGCTTTTTTAGGATTTACAATTACAGGATTACTTGGTGGATCAATCTTTATTGAAACAGTATTCGCATATCCTGGAATGGGTAAATTATTTATCGAATCAATTTCTGGTCGTGACTATAGTGTTATTACAGCATTAGTAATGTTATATGGCTTCTTAGCATTATTAGGTAGTCTATTATCCGATATTATTTTAAGTATTGTCGATCCGCGTATTCGCATAGACTAA
- a CDS encoding ABC transporter permease, translating to MENKNEQTVAKLESQSSPPTGIQVILREFKKDKLALGSLIFIILLMVAVLVLSVVIDQAAVMKIQLLERFTEPGVRGYVLGADEAGRDMFGQLIIGAKNSILIAVAITIIANFVGIALGIIMGYYGGFIDNFFMRIIDFFITLPTTMIIIVVVTIIPSYGILDLILIIAAFQWMGTARLVRSKALSEARRDYISASKTMGTSDFAIMFKGLLPNLSSLLIVEVTLSFAGNVGIETGLSFLGFGLPPSTPSLGTLVSYAMNPIILSSKWWVWLPASILILVMMLGINYVGQALRRAADAKQRLG from the coding sequence ATGGAAAACAAAAATGAACAAACAGTAGCAAAATTAGAATCTCAAAGCTCTCCGCCAACGGGAATTCAAGTTATTCTGCGAGAGTTTAAAAAAGATAAATTAGCACTAGGCTCATTAATATTCATCATACTATTAATGGTGGCAGTATTAGTATTATCGGTTGTTATCGATCAAGCGGCTGTAATGAAAATTCAATTATTAGAGCGCTTCACTGAACCGGGTGTTCGTGGCTATGTTCTGGGAGCTGATGAGGCTGGACGAGATATGTTCGGTCAGTTAATCATTGGTGCAAAAAACTCTATATTAATTGCAGTGGCCATTACAATTATAGCAAACTTTGTAGGTATTGCTCTTGGTATTATCATGGGTTACTACGGTGGATTTATCGATAATTTCTTTATGCGTATTATTGATTTCTTCATCACTTTACCAACTACAATGATCATCATCGTAGTTGTAACAATCATTCCATCATATGGAATTTTGGATTTAATCCTGATTATCGCAGCATTTCAATGGATGGGGACGGCTCGACTTGTGCGTTCAAAAGCGCTTTCGGAAGCACGTCGCGACTATATTAGTGCCTCTAAAACAATGGGTACAAGTGATTTCGCGATTATGTTTAAAGGGCTATTACCAAACTTAAGTTCTCTATTAATCGTGGAAGTTACACTTAGCTTCGCGGGTAACGTAGGGATTGAAACGGGTCTTTCATTCTTAGGTTTCGGTTTACCACCGTCAACACCAAGTTTAGGAACTTTAGTAAGTTATGCCATGAACCCGATTATATTATCGAGTAAATGGTGGGTATGGTTACCTGCATCGATCTTAATATTAGTGATGATGCTTGGTATAAATTATGTCGGTCAAGCGTTACGACGCGCAGCTGACGCAAAACAACGTTTAGGATAA
- a CDS encoding oligopeptide ABC transporter substrate-binding protein gives MMKKKGLMLTTVFASALALAACNGDDKETSTEKPAGDSTEPTTEEKPKDEGASTAETPTLPMSVEHEGDAIDGGTLKFALVSDSPFSGIMSWELYENAYDADVMDFMTNSIFDTDGDFLITDKGIAKLGVDADNNKVTVTIQHDVKWSDGTPLTADDIIYSYEIIGHPDYTGIRYDGDFQNIIGAAEYKAGTADTISGIKKIDDKTVEISMTKVSPAIYSGGDGLWGYAAPKHQLKDIPVKDLVSSEAVRKSPVTLGPFKLDKLVDGESVQYVANEHYWQGAPKLDKIVLQVVPSTSIGEALRTGQYDMVSSYATTQYDGIKDLENISILARPELAYSYLGFKLGKWDSTANKNVTDENAKMNNKQLRQAIAYAMDVESVTERFYQGLRSRATSLIPPAFSTFHDNTLTGYNYDPEKAKALLDEAGYKDVDGDGIREDAKGEKFAIRMAGMSGSDTDEAIVEYYRQNWKDVGLDVQLTTGRLIEFNSFYDKVKADDAEIDMFMAAWGTGTNPSPLGLYGEASAFNYSRYVTPELESLLVAIDSKEAIDPAVRADAFRAWEEYMFEQATTVPTYFRTEILPVNKRVKNFDSSYANLTQWHEVELTAEEPIK, from the coding sequence ATGATGAAAAAGAAAGGCTTAATGCTTACAACTGTATTTGCATCTGCTTTAGCACTTGCTGCATGTAATGGTGACGACAAAGAAACATCGACTGAAAAACCAGCAGGAGACAGCACTGAACCAACTACTGAAGAAAAACCAAAAGATGAAGGTGCTTCTACTGCAGAGACGCCAACATTACCAATGAGTGTTGAACACGAAGGGGACGCTATCGATGGCGGTACATTAAAATTCGCTTTAGTATCAGATTCTCCATTCTCAGGTATTATGTCTTGGGAACTATATGAAAATGCATATGATGCAGATGTAATGGATTTCATGACGAACTCAATTTTCGATACTGATGGTGACTTCTTAATCACAGATAAAGGTATCGCGAAATTAGGCGTTGATGCTGATAACAACAAAGTTACAGTAACAATCCAACATGATGTTAAGTGGTCAGATGGTACGCCATTAACTGCTGATGATATCATTTATTCTTATGAAATCATTGGTCACCCTGATTATACGGGTATCCGTTATGACGGCGACTTCCAAAACATCATCGGTGCTGCTGAATATAAAGCAGGTACAGCAGATACAATTTCTGGTATCAAAAAAATCGATGATAAAACTGTAGAAATCTCTATGACAAAAGTGTCTCCAGCAATCTATTCTGGTGGTGACGGTTTATGGGGCTATGCAGCACCTAAACACCAATTGAAAGATATTCCTGTTAAGGATTTAGTTTCTTCTGAAGCGGTTCGTAAATCTCCTGTAACTTTAGGACCATTCAAACTTGATAAATTAGTAGACGGTGAGTCTGTACAGTATGTTGCAAATGAACACTACTGGCAAGGCGCTCCGAAATTAGATAAAATTGTATTACAAGTAGTGCCTTCTACTTCAATTGGTGAAGCATTACGTACAGGTCAATATGATATGGTATCTTCTTACGCAACAACTCAGTATGACGGTATTAAAGATTTAGAAAATATTTCAATTTTAGCTCGTCCTGAATTAGCATACTCTTACTTAGGATTCAAACTAGGTAAATGGGATTCAACTGCTAACAAAAACGTAACGGACGAAAATGCAAAAATGAATAATAAGCAATTACGTCAAGCAATCGCTTATGCTATGGACGTTGAATCGGTAACTGAGCGCTTCTACCAAGGCTTACGTTCTCGTGCAACTTCTTTAATTCCACCAGCATTCTCTACATTCCATGACAATACGTTAACTGGATACAACTATGATCCAGAAAAAGCAAAAGCTTTATTAGATGAAGCTGGCTATAAAGACGTTGATGGCGATGGAATTCGTGAAGACGCTAAAGGTGAGAAATTTGCAATCCGCATGGCGGGTATGTCTGGTTCAGATACTGACGAAGCAATCGTAGAATACTACCGTCAAAACTGGAAAGATGTAGGTTTAGATGTACAGTTAACAACTGGTCGTTTAATTGAGTTCAACAGCTTCTATGATAAAGTAAAAGCTGACGATGCTGAAATCGATATGTTCATGGCTGCTTGGGGTACTGGTACAAACCCATCTCCACTTGGCTTATATGGTGAAGCATCTGCATTCAACTACAGCCGCTATGTAACACCTGAATTAGAAAGTTTATTAGTTGCTATCGACTCTAAAGAGGCGATTGATCCAGCTGTACGTGCGGATGCATTCCGTGCATGGGAAGAGTATATGTTCGAACAAGCTACAACAGTTCCAACATACTTCCGTACAGAAATCTTACCAGTCAACAAGCGTGTTAAAAACTTTGACTCTTCGTACGCTAACCTTACGCAATGGCATGAAGTTGAGTTAACAGCAGAAGAGCCAATTAAATAA
- a CDS encoding succinate CoA transferase, whose protein sequence is MDATLNARIRHSALEGKVVSAETAASWIQDGMVVGMSGFTRAGDAKTVPLALVERAKNEKFQIDIYTGASLGPEVDQLMAEAGIIRKRAPYQGDPAIRKLINTGQVLYSDMHLSHNAELIRQGIIGPIDFAIIEATAITEDGMIIPTTSIGNSPIIIQMAKEIIIELNPEQPNLEGIHDIYLPGPQGDRDPIPLLTASDRIGTTGIPVDISKIKGIVHSTIKDAPSLIVQPDEETEQIAQHLLTFLRDEITAGRLPKNLLPLQSGVGSVANAVLNGFLNSEFDELEIYSEVLQDAVFNLLDANKVKIASGTSITLSEECGNKVYGDIGQYKDRLVLRPQEISNHPEVIRRIGIIAINTALEADIYGNVNSTHVNGTHMMNGLGGSGDFTRNARLGIFVTKSYAKGGDISSIVPMVAHHDHTEHDVDVIATEQGIADLRGMAPKERVKAIIENCVHPDFKEAMWDYYNGAVEKTGNAHTPHDLEKALSWHVSYQKNKTMKQ, encoded by the coding sequence ATGGATGCAACTTTAAATGCAAGAATTCGTCACAGCGCACTTGAGGGTAAAGTCGTATCTGCTGAAACAGCAGCTTCATGGATTCAAGATGGTATGGTTGTTGGTATGAGTGGCTTTACACGCGCAGGGGATGCAAAAACAGTACCATTAGCGCTAGTTGAACGAGCGAAAAATGAAAAATTCCAAATCGATATTTACACAGGCGCATCATTAGGTCCTGAAGTGGATCAATTAATGGCTGAAGCAGGTATCATTCGTAAACGTGCACCATATCAAGGGGACCCAGCAATTCGTAAACTGATTAATACAGGACAAGTTTTATATTCAGATATGCACTTATCACATAACGCAGAGTTAATTCGCCAAGGGATTATCGGACCAATTGACTTTGCAATTATTGAAGCAACTGCAATTACAGAGGATGGTATGATTATTCCGACAACATCAATCGGAAATTCACCAATTATTATACAAATGGCGAAGGAAATTATTATTGAATTAAATCCAGAACAGCCAAATCTAGAAGGTATTCATGATATTTATTTACCAGGACCACAGGGCGACCGTGATCCGATTCCACTACTAACAGCAAGTGATCGTATCGGTACAACTGGAATCCCAGTAGATATTAGTAAAATTAAAGGTATTGTCCATTCAACGATTAAGGATGCACCGTCATTAATTGTGCAGCCTGACGAAGAAACAGAGCAAATTGCGCAGCACTTATTAACGTTTTTACGTGATGAAATTACTGCAGGGCGCTTACCGAAAAACTTATTGCCATTACAATCAGGAGTTGGTTCGGTAGCGAATGCGGTATTAAATGGCTTTTTAAATTCTGAATTTGATGAGCTAGAAATTTATTCAGAAGTTTTACAAGATGCGGTATTCAATTTACTTGATGCGAACAAAGTAAAAATAGCTTCAGGTACGTCAATTACGTTAAGCGAAGAATGTGGCAATAAAGTATATGGCGATATCGGACAGTACAAGGATCGATTAGTATTGCGTCCGCAAGAAATTTCCAACCATCCCGAAGTAATCCGTCGAATCGGAATTATTGCAATTAATACAGCGCTTGAGGCAGATATTTACGGAAACGTGAACTCAACACATGTAAACGGGACACATATGATGAACGGTTTAGGTGGTTCAGGAGACTTTACGCGTAATGCACGCTTAGGAATTTTCGTAACGAAATCATATGCGAAAGGTGGAGACATTTCGTCAATCGTGCCAATGGTTGCGCACCATGACCATACGGAGCATGATGTTGATGTAATTGCAACAGAGCAAGGTATTGCCGATTTACGCGGAATGGCGCCAAAAGAGCGTGTAAAAGCGATTATTGAAAACTGCGTACATCCTGACTTTAAAGAGGCAATGTGGGATTATTACAACGGTGCAGTTGAAAAAACAGGTAACGCACATACACCACATGATTTAGAAAAAGCGTTGTCTTGGCATGTGAGTTACCAAAAAAATAAAACGATGAAGCAATAA